A genomic segment from Lemur catta isolate mLemCat1 chromosome 9, mLemCat1.pri, whole genome shotgun sequence encodes:
- the LOC123645251 gene encoding LOW QUALITY PROTEIN: periphilin-1-like (The sequence of the model RefSeq protein was modified relative to this genomic sequence to represent the inferred CDS: inserted 1 base in 1 codon) — MPQVRSLLENIFPQPPTGGIYVAYRRDEMWSEGRYDYERLPRERVPARSHRSDGYHRVVNVVPXKPPLLDRAGEGSCNRYDSHVDYREYDEGRGFSHDRRSGPSHRGDESGYRWARDDYSASRQPEYRDVRDGFRRESFYSHYVRDRSPHKRDNPLFRESPVGRKDSPHSRSGSSVSSRSYSPERSKPYSFHQSQYRNKERPVQSLKTSRDTSPSSSSAVPSAKVLDKPSRLTEKELAEAASKWAAEKLEKADESNLPEISEFEAGSTAPLYIDQPEEPESNAADGIELFEDSQLTSRSKAIASKTKEIEQVYRQDCETFGMVVKMLIEKDPSLEKSIQFALRQNLHEIGERCVEELKHFIAEYDTSTQDFGEPF; from the exons ATGCCTCAAGTGAGATCCCTCCTGGAAAACATCTTTCCCCAGCCCCCTACAGGCGGGATTTACGTGGCTTATAGAAGAGATGAAATGTGGTCTGAGGGACGATATGACTATGAAAGACTTCCAAGAGAACGAGTACCTGCTCGAAGTCACCGCAGTGATGGCTACCATAGAGTAGTTAATGTTGTGC AGAAACCACCACTGCTAGACAGAGCTGGGGAAGGAAGCTGCAATAGATATGACAGTCATGTTGATTACCGAGAATATGACGAGGGCCGCGGTTTTTCCCATGATCGAAGAAGTGGTCCATCTCACAGAGGAGATGAATCTGGTTATAGATGGGCAAGAGATGATTATTCTGCAAGCCGACAGCCTGAATACAGGGATGTGAGAGATGGCTTTAGAAGAGAAAGCTTCTACTCCCATTATGTGAGAGACCGGTCTCCTCATAAAAGGGATAATCCGCTTTTCAGAGAATCACCTGTAGGCCGAAAGGATTCTCCACACAGCAGATCCGGCTCCAGTGTCAGTAGTAGAAGCTACTCTCCAGAAAGAAGCAAACCGTACTCTTTCCATCAGTCGcaatatagaaataaagagaGGCCTGTACAGTCTTTGAAAACATCAAGAGATACTTCACCCTCAAGTTCTTCAGCAGTTCCATCAGCAAAGGTGTTAGACAAACCCAGTAGGCTAACTGAAAAGGAACTTGCCGAGGCTGCAAGCAAGTGGGCTGCTGAAAAGCTAGAGAAAGCAGATGAAAGTAACTTGCCTGAAATTTCTGAGTTTGAGGCGGGATCCACGGCACCATTGTACATTGACCAGCCAGAAGAACCTGAATCAAATGCAGCAGATGGCATAGAGTTATTTGAAGACAGTCAGCTAACCAGTCGCTCTAAAGCAATAGCATCAAAAACCAAAGAGATTGAACAGGTTTACCGACAAGACTGTGAAACTTTCGGGATGGTGGTGAAAATGCTGATTGAAAAAGATCCTTCATTAGAAAAGTCTATACAGTTTGCATTGAGGCAGAATTTACATGAAATAGGTGAGCGGTGTGTTGAGGAACTCAAGCATTTTATTGCAGAGTATGATACTTCTACTCAAGATTTTGGAGAGCCTTTTTAG